In the genome of Sciurus carolinensis chromosome 3, mSciCar1.2, whole genome shotgun sequence, one region contains:
- the LOC124979430 gene encoding defensin-5-like, producing the protein MRTLALLTTLLLLALQAQAQPLSERNEEAPDQEQSGEKNQDVEISFAGAAASALREAGPRDILRCRCALFGCSLSERNSGSCFQGGRVYTFCCRRVK; encoded by the exons ATGAGGACCCTCGCCCTCCTCACTACCCTTCTCCTGCTGGCCCTCCAGGCCCAGGCTCAGCCTCTCTCAGAAAGAAATGAGGAGGCCCCAGACCAGGAGCAGTCAGGGGAAAAGAACCAGGACGTGGAAATCTCTTTTGCAGGGGCGGCAGCCTCTGCTCTTAGGGAAGCAG GTCCAAGAGACATCCTTAGATGTCGCTGTGCCTTGTTTGGCTGTAGCCTGTCAGAACGGAACTCTGGGTCATGTTTCCAAGGTGGGAGAGTCTACACCTTCTGCTGCCGCCGAGTAAAATGA